The genome window ATCATATGTGTCTATAGCTGTGACATTCAATTTCTCAGGTGGAGTAATCACACAGTAATCAGGACCTTCTTCAACTGTTGCTCCTAGCTGAAATACCAAGACAGTAGTAGGTCAGTGAGATGTAAAAAGTCCAGTAATATAGAAACCATAAAGGAATTAGCAAGACCTTTCTGAGTTCTGTGCAGATTGCTATCATCCTCTCAGTCTCTTTAACTCTCCAACTTGCCACTAAAAAATAGAGGAAACAAGAATAAATGGGAATCTGAGCAACAAAGAAGTTTGCTAAATGATATGGTTGATAGTTCAAATGTATAAAATAGGGAACAACATAAAATGCACTTAATTCACGCTTACAACAGAAAAGCTGACCCCCTAATTCTGCACCCTTTATAGATACAACTAAAACCTTTCAAGTATTAAAAagattggagaaaaaaaataaagatctcAGAACAAGAAGCATTCAAGTTCCTTAGGTTAAATTTCCTTCCACAGAAGATCATGCCTAGTTTAGACACTGCAATAATACAACTAGGACAAAAACTTGAGTTGACACATGATAGGTGAACCACATGAATGATTCTATATATTATATTCCAAAAATTCCCCCTCATACAAAATCCCTTTGAGCCTGGCACGTGAATAATGCGCAGGTCCACCTGCCTTGTACTTGCGAATAAGATGGACCTTTAAAATAAGATTCCAATACCATGTTAACCAACTACGCCAAAAGCTTTAGCTATTAGATGAAGACATAGGAATGGTTGTATATCATAACTCCATGTTCTAACAAATTCAAGATGCCATTAAAGAACCTTGTGCAATATGCACTGCACTCTAGTGCCTTCCATGATTATGAAAAATACTATTGAAGCATTCAAAAGTACATCAAAGGACAGTTGTATAACCCAAACCAGAAAATAATAAGGCCCAGTCATTGAAATAGTATTCAaaccagaaaaaagaaaacagaaaaaaaaaatttccccagaatattgtattaaaaaaatacatataaatatattatgggaaaaaataatttatgaaaaaaaaggtaTTATATGATGTAACCAAACTAGCTTTGATGATTGTCCAGCATCATGTACAAAGATCAGATCgttggataataatataaattaaaaaataataagaataagaacATAACTGAACAGAGAATCAAGGGGTCTGATGGCATAATGACCTTTAAAGTAAGGGTGGTCATTCAAGTATCATGTTGAAATCTTATAAGTAGCCTTTtggagttttatttaaaaaagaacagGCCAATCTGGGTGGGTCAACAGGTCACCCAAGTTTAACCAGTTTGCTGCAAAAGACAGTCATGAGTAAGAACTGGACCAGCCCACAGACCAGGTTGTACAACTATGACACAAAGCTTAAAGGAACAACATAGATGCCCCACACTAcatagataaaagaaaaatcatccaCAAAAGAAGTTTTCAAGCTAAAAATTCAAGCATTTCACATGGTTAGTGATCCAATTTCAATATtagtataattataataatttcattaaccacaatttaaaaaaaaaaacagctaaACCGCTCTTGACCACAAATATGTGAAAACAAGCTCTTGAGCAAAAACAAACAGCTAAACCATACCATCTCTTATAGCAGTGGGACCATTAGCAAATAGTGCAACAACAGCAAGTGTCATGGCAACATCTGGCATCTTGTTCATATTGACATCAATGCCTCGCAAGACTTTTCGACCAGAAAAATCTCGTGGTGGTCCAGAAACAGTGACACTGTTCTCTGACCATGTAACCTTAGCTCCCATCTTTTCAAGAACTTCAGCAAATTTTACATCTCCCtttaaaagaaggacaaagttAAACATAagcacaattaaaaaataatggaacTTAAAATGACTGCACTGAGGCTGGTCATCGACTCATAGTCTTAACATATGATCAGTAATTAACCACACCATCAACcctatttaaataattgttCGTATAAACTAATCAACCCACTTCTAATTTTCTATTGTAAAATGATACAATTCGATAATTAACCAATTGAGATTACTCTTCACAATAAGATATACTTCTTTAGCCTCTGCTTGCTTTTTTTCTGGCTTGAACTTTGTTCACTGAAACAGTTCTGGGGAATATTTGAAACATTTTCTACTATTTGTTTGGAAAGTTATAGTACAGGTAAAAAAAATGAGGACATTtaagttttcaaaaataaacAAGGTGTTGATAAGGAATTAAGGAAAGGCGAGACActaaagaaagaaaacagaaacacAGACAACAGGACAATACATATATATGGGCATATAGATTATGAACACCCTCCAATTTCTTTTAACAGAAACAGAAAGGCTATAAAAAACTTcatgaaacaaataaaagatCAGGACATTAAGTGAATGCTAATCTATaagtttatttgttttattttaaaaattaatcaaaatagagAATATTTActagaattaaaaaatttcccTCCTTCCCCTTTTCCTCTAAAACCCCACTCCCAAGCATACCCTTGAGGTCTAAGTTGAAGTCCATAATTTACCTATTGTCAAAATGAACTCTGAAAGCCTTGTTATTGTCCTCAGtttcccaattaaaattttcagatTCATCATGTAATTCTTCTATGTAATGAGTATATCTCAGTTTCAGTTTTTCTATTATCCTTTGTACATTGTTTTTCTGTGTATGGTGAGTCAGTTGGGTTTGATTAGGTAGTTACAACTTACAACTGTATATATATTCCCCTCTCTTGTACtacatgatgcaatcctacccccaaggatattggatagaagactccaagaaaattggactagagctactaaagaagacCCTAGGATTcccatgaacctcagggtagatttctgagcccatggactaaggttgggtccactctctttgtaaatattagaataggtttttccttcttttggaccttgtattttgaccattctagtagtatagagTTTTAGTCTTGTATTTCAGGACATTTTGAGTAATCTTTGTAGTAggaacttttttgtattttcatgtattttggaatAGAGTGAGTTTAGCTATTAtaagggtgtgtgtagctaaggctctagcttctcatctcaaggaggtgaacttagttattagagaggtgtgtgtaactaagctttagcttctctaggaatcttcttaaggaagcttctcaaggaaatttCTCAAGGAGGTTATCTTagttattagagaggtgtgtgtagttaagttctagcttctcaaggaagttacctagactataaatagaagcatgtgtaacacttgttgtaactttaatgaatgagtcttgtgagacacacttcaaagttcaacttctctccctcttttcctccttcaattttttgttccccctctctctttctattcctccattgaagcttcctctctaagcttcttatccaagacactctcttggtggtgaagctccttcttccatagtTTATTTCCTAGTGGatgacgcctcctctcacctcttcatttatcttccgctgcatctccatggtgaaaaatcaccattgaaggacctcattgaagctcaatgatccagcctccatagaagcttcgcaagcaagcttccatcactacTAGATCAGCTAATCAATAATACAACAGTTTACAGTTCAGTTTCATAAGTTTTCTCTTGAAAGCTAACCCTAATATGGTATCTAGAACATAGTTCTGATCTGAACCCATGGCTTCTGCCGCATCCGCTTCCACTGCAACCAGCTTCTTGGGCTAGGCAACCACCTCCGATACACATTCCACCACTTAACACTTAACCTTCGACGACCGCAAGTCCTTCATCTCCAATCACACTTGTAACTTTCTCTGATGCAATCACTGAAAAACTCTCCAACAATAATGTTCTTCTTCGGTGGCAGCAAATCAAGCCTATCATCAAGGCTGTGAGAGTATTGTAATAAGGGAGCAATTCTCAACTGCCTCTAGGTTGGTAGCATTCTGTTTAGTTAGTTATACACTTCAGAACTATAAATATCTCTCTGCAACACAATTGTAATTGGCTTTTCAATTCCTTCAATACACAAgttcttcattttctgttttctctCTGCACCTTAACAAAGGCTCATAGCCTTCATTTTCTTTGTTGCCTGACAATTCCCACTCATATTCTCACCACAGAAGATTGTTATCTTGGTAGAATCAACGAGTCCTATGCAGCATGGGAACAGCAAGATCAGTTGCGGTTATCTTGACTTCAAGCCTCTCTCTCAAATTCAATCCTATCTAGGATTCTTGGCTGCATTCATTTTATGAGCTTTGCAAAAAACTTCATGCTCATTTCCAGAATCTCACACACACCAAATCTAATCAACTCCAATCTCAAGTTTGCAacatgactcttggcaattgtTCAGTTAAGGAATTTTTTGCAAGTGTAAAGGTGCTTGTAGACACTCTTTTGTAGGTGAGCCTGTTTTGCACAGGAAACATCTTGATGTTGTTCTTGAAGGTCTTTCTTAAGAATTTGATTCTGTAATCATTTTATTGAAAGCAATTTTGAACCAATGGCTATTGAGGAGGCAAAAGCCCTAATTTGGCTCAAGATTTCATCTCCAATAATACCAAAAGAAGCTTCAATCAGATGCTGCCATTAATCTCACTCATGCTGCTTCGTCTTCACCACTGGGTGGTCTAGAAATAAGCTTTGTGTCTGTTACTATTGTTCATCCTAACTCTCTAATTCATGTTTAAGTGCAAAAGAAGTTTTAGACAAAAAGCATAATAAGTTGCATGGAAGATTATGGCTATCTACATCACAATTGTCACTAAGCTAATGAATTGTGCAAGCTTTCACCAATTCTGCAATCGAAGCATCATTATCTGATACGCTAACTTGCTTTACTTGACAATGTAATTTTATCACTCttaatgaaatataataaaatgaggAAGGATAGAGATGATGTGCAAGTTCAAATGATgatatcaattatttaaaagacaaaaaagttCACTAAAAAGGATAATCATGTAGAATCTGCTCAAGAGATGAAACAGCACATAAAAGAGCTATTAAGGATACAATGATAAGCTCTATTTTGGGAGTGAggggaaagagaaaagaagggggttgaattaggAATGATAGTGTAagctataaaataaaagataatagaagATAGTGTCATTCATGAATACCTGTAAACTGCTTGTGCCACAGCCATTAACAGTGATAGTCCCACCAGTAATTGCTGCACCAGCTAGTAAATAACTGGCACTTGAAGCATCACCTTCAACAAAAGCATTGCCAGGAGACCTAATAGGAAACATGAGTTTTAATTTCATTGCATTTTGGATACTAAAAGTGATGTAACACTAAAACATAGAAACCTACTTGTACTTTTGACCTCCATGGACCAAGAACCTATCCCAATTACCACTGTGTTCCACAGAAACTCCAAAACGCTCCATCAACTTCAGAGTCATTTCAACATATGGAACAGAAATCAGTTTATCAACAATCTCAATTTCCACATCACCAAGAGCTAAAGGAGCTGCCATAAGCAAAGCAGTCAAGTATTGACTGCTAACTGATCCAGACAGTTTCACCTGCATGTTAAATAGGATAATAAGATTCACAATGGATCAACCAACACTTGCTACAATATTTACTTTGGAGAGAATAAGGAGGGGAAGGTATAACTAAAAGAAAACTTAGTGTTTTTTAAAACAAGAATGGCGTCTATATGAagtttaaaaatagaaaggCTATAATAAAGGTGAGGGATAATCTCTGAAAAGGAAAAGTCTCCAACCAATAGGCCttccaaaatataattcaacTACGGTATATTTGGAACTGAGGTTTTGAAGGGAAAGGGAATGGAGgacaaatatttgatttttaaatagacaggtatataatatttataaaaataaataaaagattaaaacattAAGTTATGCTAATCtatctttatattcttttacttaaaaaatgtatcaaattaaagaatatttattagaagaagaaaaaaattgctcTCCCTTCCATTTCTCTCCAAAACCCAACTCCTAAACCTACCCTTAGTCTTATTCTAAAGAGAGGAAAACAGGGAGGCttcttaaattagaattttgatCCAGGAAAGTTACTCCACCTTATTCTAAATGAAATCCAAACCATACCTTTCCGCCAGGAAGTCCTCCCTTCCCATTTACACGAACAGGTGGACAGTTTGTGCCAAGAAAGCAATCAACATCTGCACCAAGTTGCTTAAGACCAGCAACCAAATCCCCAATTGGCCTCTCTCTCATTCGGGGCACCCCATCAAGTACGTAGCTGAAATATTTTGAACATCAAGATGGTCTACTTAGAGACTCAAACCAGTAATCATGATAGAAAATCTAATAATAACAGAGGTTGAAGTAGATCATGAGGAACACCCTCAGGTGCATTTCTCAGAATAtaatcaaaatatgtatatgctaGACTTTGACAagctaatttaaatattaaataaatacattgaTAATTAAAGGTTCCTTTTAAGAAGAAAGGATGACTAATCTGGATGAGATTTTTAGATTATAACAGGAAGAAGAACACGTACTCTGTTGTGATTAGTTATACGAGGAACAATTCAAAGATTAtgctgaacaaaaaaaaaaaaaacagacctTGCATTTCCACCTGCAGCAACCACAGCTGCTGTCAAAGGACGCATTGCAGTACCAGCATTTCCAAGGAATAAATTGATTTCATCTTTAGATTCCTTACT of Glycine soja cultivar W05 chromosome 1, ASM419377v2, whole genome shotgun sequence contains these proteins:
- the LOC114417344 gene encoding 3-phosphoshikimate 1-carboxyvinyltransferase 2, whose amino-acid sequence is MAQVSRVHNLAQSTQIFGHSSNSNKLKSVNSVSLRPRLWGASKSRIPMHKNGSFMGNFNVGKGNSGVFKVSASVAAAEKPSTSPEIVLEPIKDFSGTITLPGSKSLSNRILLLAALSEGTTVVDNLLYSEDIHYMLGALRTLGLRVEDDKTTKQAIVEGCGGLFPTSKESKDEINLFLGNAGTAMRPLTAAVVAAGGNASYVLDGVPRMRERPIGDLVAGLKQLGADVDCFLGTNCPPVRVNGKGGLPGGKVKLSGSVSSQYLTALLMAAPLALGDVEIEIVDKLISVPYVEMTLKLMERFGVSVEHSGNWDRFLVHGGQKYKSPGNAFVEGDASSASYLLAGAAITGGTITVNGCGTSSLQGDVKFAEVLEKMGAKVTWSENSVTVSGPPRDFSGRKVLRGIDVNMNKMPDVAMTLAVVALFANGPTAIRDVASWRVKETERMIAICTELRKLGATVEEGPDYCVITPPEKLNVTAIDTYDDHRMAMAFSLAACGDVPVTIKDPGCTRKTFPDYFEVLERLTKH